The window ACACGCGTGCTACTTATGATTTTAAAATGGAAGATAAAGCAAGTAAATCCGTGTATTTCTTACGTGTAAATGCTCGTGTAGAATCCGGTAAACTAGAATCTCCTTATGCAATTTTATTCCTAGAAGAAGCTTACATAGGTAAAGAAACGTTCCCGCATGGCTTGGATTACAATTCTCCTGTACCTGAGTCCGTTCTTAAAATTTCCAACCAAAAATTAGCACAACTGCAGCAATTATTAGCAGACTAGGCGAGGAAACAGCATGAATCCCCCTCGAAGAGGAACGCCGGATTTTCTGCTGCTATTTTTAACCTTTGTACTTGTTTGCTTCGGTCTTGCTATGGTTTTCAGTGCAAGCTCAATGACGAGTGCTTATCGATGGGACGACCCTTGGTATTTTACGAAGAAGCAATTGATAGCTGTTGGCTTAGGAAGTGTCGGCATGTTTTTCTGCATGAACCTTCATTACACCAAGCTGAAAAAGTTGGTTATTCCCGCTTTCTTTGCTATTGTTGTGATGCTCGTTCTTGTTATTTTCACTTCAAAATCAAATGGTGCAGCCAGCTGGTTTAATGTAGGTAAATTTGGTATTCAGCCAACGGAATTTGCCAAACTAATCGTTATACTTTACTTGGCTTCTCTCATTAGTAATAAAGAAGAGAAGTTCCGTAATTTCAAGAAGGGGCTGCTCCCTGCCTTGGTGATCGTTGGATTTGTCAGCATGCTCATCATGCTCCAGCCTGATTTGGGCTCCTGTATGATCCTGCTAGTTTGCTCTACCATTGTGATCATTGTAGGTGGATCTAACTTAAAGCATATTTT is drawn from Paenibacillus sp. V4I7 and contains these coding sequences:
- a CDS encoding YugN family protein yields the protein MIIEATGLKGLKSDLAHLDEVTTKLGFVRWQWEYTRATYDFKMEDKASKSVYFLRVNARVESGKLESPYAILFLEEAYIGKETFPHGLDYNSPVPESVLKISNQKLAQLQQLLAD